ACCATTCACTATATGTTTTCTCACACACTGCAACCCATACCCTCTCTTCTGTCTCTCTTTTCTCACCAAGCATCAACTCTCTCCCCTATATACACAACAATCAGCCAAGCCGTTTGACAGGCATGGGACGCTTGACAGTCAAGCCGTTTCCAGACTTCCCTCAGCTTCCCATCAGGTAAACAAACAATAGCTATGATTATTCccaattatatatgtttgtgtttttgtggttttgattcaattttttcttttgtaaaaccAGGGAAGTGGAACTGTCATTTCATCTCGACGTGGCCGGGAAATTGGTCTACCTACTGTGTGCTACTGTTATGCTTTTTATTGTGCTTCACAAACTCAAGTGTTGCTGTAGGCGTAATACTAGAGTTGGTGGCCATGCCCATAATACTGGCCGTGTCAACGTCGTCCAGGGTGATACTGGGGGCCATACCACCAGCGGCCAAATTGCTACTGAAGTCCATCACAATGTCACCGGGGATGATGATGAGGACGATACAATGGGCAGCCAAATCTCTAGAGAAGTCGGTATCGATGTGGCCgtcgatgatgatgatgatatcaATAACGGCGAGATTGCCATGACTCAAACTTCACTGCCTGCCTTTGTagcttttttattcaattaatactTGTTCCTTTTTTACTACATATGGACGAGTAGACAACCCAATCACCCAACATAGAAAATGAACTTTGCATGTTAAGTCATGAACGGTGAAGTCTACTGCTTAGTATTTACTACATTTCAAGTTGTGgccttattatttttattttatagagaaTAAAAGTTTGTGGgtattattaatgtttttattttcattttttagataataaaagtTTGTATGTCTTATTAGTGTTTTCAGACTACCATACTTTAGTATTTAGTGCTGTTTAGGCTctgaaaaacaaattatttttgtatagtTGATTATAGGTTATGAAGGTACGTAACCAAAGTAAAACATACAAATCCAACATCACAAACCTTGACTTTTTCATAATTTCGTTTAGGCTCATAACTATGTCAGTAGAAAGAAAATGTGATTACATAGAAATAAAACTTCGACCTCTACGATCACTTTGACTTTTTGATTCATCCCAGCCATTCAATTGATTTGATCTAATGGCTCAGAAATTACACCTGATCAtttgcgaaaaaaaaaaagtccaataaCACGTATGAGTGTAGAAAGGAAACTTCCACCACAGCAGGAATGGagcttcttccttttttttttgggtaatcgAATCATTCCCATCCAATCAGAACACAAAAGGGAAATAACACAAGTGGAAGGGGCAGGAAGGGAGCATATTAAATATACGATAAACAAACAactttaccaataaaaaaaataatttgatagcgattaattttataaaataaaacaacactCAGTGACTCACATAGTAATACTTCATTAGTTAAATTGTCAAACCCTTACATATCTCATTAACTTAAACTCGTTAATTAGTTACTTCATGAACTTattattttcctatatataataaaatcatgAGGTGCTAATCAATTAAACTACAAAGCTCCTAGCACACACTTAAGTAAGGTTTAGCAAGTCATATGCAATGCACGTGTTAATAACACATATTAATCATCCTTAGTTGCAGCCtttttttctgttctttttttgagaataaagataagcaaattttattgataaactaaattattttagaatacaTCATCCAAATCTAGTGGAAGATCTTATATCCACACATTAAGATCTGCAAATTAAACTGTTCTTCTAGCAAATGAATGAGCTGGCTGATTACCCCTTTTAATAGGCCTAAAACTCCAGTTTTGTAGTGTACTTGACAAATGACAAATTTCTAGTATAACATGACCAAACCTGGTCTAATAAGAAGGTCTCTAGTGATTGATAGCATTAATAACCCTCTAGCTTTATCCTTCATATTTCACTTGATACATAACTGTTTTTACAAAGCTCATTGCTTGCTTCCACTAATTCCACATATTGTAGTAGCTGAATCTTCTAACTAAGGTGCTGCGATGACACAACTAAAAAAGCTAGTCTTGAACTATCACACCAATGACAGTTAATGACaagttagaaaaaaatttactttcacgttttaattttttttttcaattcccttcttctttatattgaattaaaaaaaaaaaaaaaaaaaaacactcatgcTATAACTTCTCATCCATAGATTTAGGTACTACcttatatctttattttttctaaactaCAACCcaattgcccaaaaaaaaaaaatcaatagatgtgattaaaaagaaaaaaatcagtAAATGTCTTCTCTTCCCCTCCTTTATTTCACTTTGAGGCATAAGTAGAGGTAATTTTCTTAATACtcaatcttttttatattttcttccttaTATGTTTGTATGTCTGTCTTTAGTTGTTCAAAATTGAAATACTCTTTTACACTAGAATTTGTGTATATTTCTAATGGTCATTTTGTATatagaaatacaaaaaaaggGCACACTTTTACGTATTatgtttccttttatttttatgaattgcccttagtatttaattttattataataaaagatTGACTATAGCTACTGTTCTGTTTATTACCCGCTATAAGGAGGAGAGGAGCATGAAAGCTTGGGCATAGGTCGTCCCATTCCAATTTGTTGATGAATTTAGAAGACGGGGGCTTAGCGTAGAAGCTAATTAAGCTGCACAATTTAttagaaagagaaggagagaggtatttgagaatttaaaaataaagtaattaaaGCGAGATTGTAGTAGTTTTAGGTAGCATTgggcaaagattatttttgttagcttattttactatttaatttatttttgctattatttatgggtcttattacattttttggtattatttataagtcttactgtattatttcagctaagTTTTATATTTACCTActatactttcagcaaaaaaatttcaattttaataaaataagcaaatttcaaaagagtgtagcacatcaaaataaaaacaagattcAGTTGCACAGTCagcacaactaaaaataattgaCAAGTAAAAAAATCATCGAAGCCGACTTGATTCATCCCAGCCATACATTTACGCACCTCGTGATTtacgaaaagaaaaaaaatcatccaagcCGTTCATTTACTTCAACAGATTAGAAAAATGGATTGGCCTTGTGTCAAAGTGTCTAGTCCATTCAGCTAAAAAACAAGTGTCCAGTCCGCGTCTCAAACACGTATGAGTGTAGAAATTAAGGAAACTTCCACCACAGCAGGAATggagccctttttttttttttttttttgtggtaatcGAATCATTCCCATCGATTAAAAACACAAATGGGAAATAACACAAGGGGAAGGGAGCAGGAAGGGAGTATATTAAGTATGCGATCATTAACAATGTAAACAAACAACtataccaataaataaaaaaaatttgataacgattaattttataagataaaaaaataaataaaacaacactCAGTGACTCACATAGTAATACTTCATTAGTTAATTTGTCAAACCCTTACACATCTCATTAGCTTAAACTTGTTAAGGAGTTACTTCATTAACttacttattatttttctatatataataaaatcatgAGGTGCTAATCAATTAAACTACAAGACTCCTAGCACACACTTAAATAACGTTTGGCAAGTCATATGCAAATGCACATGTTAATAACACATGTTATTCGTCCTAGTTgtagccttttttttcttttctttttttaagaaaaaaggtGAGCAAGTTTTATTGATAAACTAAATCATTTTGGAATATATCATCCAAATCTAGTGGAAGATCTTATATCCACACATTAAGTTCTACAAATTAAACTGTTCTTCTAGCAAATAAATGAGCTAGTTGTTTACCCCCTTTTAATAGGCCTAAAACTCCAGTTTTGTAGAGTACTTGACAAATGACAGATTTCTAGTATAACATGACCAAACTTGGTCTAATAAGAAGGTCTTTGGTGATTGATAGCGTTAATAAGAGCAATACCATcagattttaaaaatttagcatttaccaTCTGAAAAACCAACTTTATAGCATTTGAcgtcactttacaatacaccctgcatcaaaacttttatttttttaccactttatttaaatattctttattttttttattcatttttactctctctctctctctctctctctccttctgtCAAAACCCAATAGATCTAGAAGACTAGaaccttctccctctctctgatCTTTTGCTCTCAAACCGGTGCTCCATGGCTGACCACCAAGTTCCATCTTTGCACAGTCACTTACCCATTCTACGGTGGTTCGACCCTTAGTCTCACCCTCTCCATCGGCCTAAAACACTTCTCACCCCTTcgagctctctctctaaaactaaGCTCTCCTTCTAAACCTCCATGGTCAAAGCTTTTCAAGCTCATCACCTCCAACCACAGCACCCAACAACCTCATTCTCTGCTCTATCTCTGAATTCAAACCTGATCCGAGCCTATCTAGACTTTGATCCCTTCGATCCAAAAGAGGCAAACCCTCCCCGTTCCACCACAGAATTCAGCCAATGCCAACACCAACCACCGCACACAATCTCAACAATGGATTTGAAATGAGATTTTGAAGGTTTTTCAGTGGTTTGTTGCCGGGTTTTAGGGCTATTTTTGGTGGTGTACACAAAGGGAGTTTTAAGAttgattttatgggtttttgaagctgtttttctgtgttttttttttttttggtattttcagGGTATTTTTAGTGAGGTTTTGGGTATTTTTCTGTGCTAATTTTCTGGTTTTTTGGTTGGGGTCTATGTGATTGTAGTGGGGTTCTTTCTAGTATTTTCTGGATTGCAGTGGTGAAAGAGTTAGCTGAGATGGTGAGAGGGAGAGGAAGAAGCTTGGGTGAGATGGTGTGACAGAGgagaagtgagagaggagagagaagagactTGGGAAGGAGACAAGCACggaagatagagagaaaaaaattaataaaaatgatagcATGTTGCTACAATGCGCTCTCAAAAAAGCAAGATGACAAATTTTTTAGCATAGGACATGTTTGATGGATAAGGTTTTTGGAattataaatgctaaaaatagcattttaacATTTATAACATCCTTGATGAGAATGCCCAACCCCTCTAGCTTTATCCTTCATATTCCACTTGATacataactttttttacaaAGCTCATTGCTTGCTTCCACTAATTCCACATATTGTGGTAGCTGAATCTTCTAGCTAAGGTGCGGCAATGGCACAACTAAAAAAGCTAGTCACAAACTACCACATCAATGCCAGTTAATGACAAGTTAGAGAAAAATTTACTcacgttttattttattttatttttctcaattcccttcttctttattttgaatttattaaaaaaaaaaaacactcatacTATAACTTCTCATCCATAGATTTAGGTACCaccatatatatttattttttctaaactgCCACCcaattgcccaaaaaaaaaaaatcaatagatgtgatttaaaaaaaaaaatcaataaatgtCTTCTCTTCCCCTCCTTTATTTCACTTTGAGGCATAAGTAGAGGTAATTTTCTTAATACTCAAtcttttctatattttcttccttAC
This genomic stretch from Castanea sativa cultivar Marrone di Chiusa Pesio chromosome 1, ASM4071231v1 harbors:
- the LOC142619627 gene encoding uncharacterized protein LOC142619627 — translated: MGRLTVKPFPDFPQLPIREVELSFHLDVAGKLVYLLCATVMLFIVLHKLKCCCRRNTRVGGHAHNTGRVNVVQGDTGGHTTSGQIATEVHHNVTGDDDEDDTMGSQISREVGIDVAVDDDDDINNGEIAMTQTSLPAFVAFLFN